A genome region from Littorina saxatilis isolate snail1 linkage group LG16, US_GU_Lsax_2.0, whole genome shotgun sequence includes the following:
- the LOC138949650 gene encoding gastrula zinc finger protein XlCGF57.1-like isoform X2 yields MEEGDTAILSDIKIEIDVAEETPQYWHMTEPEPYAPAGEDFKTDKTVNVQMERTSGIPTSSSADSNVVWLKQEAAEIPTSSSADSNVVWLKQEAAEIPTSSSAHSDIVRLKQNSAEIPTLSSAHSKVVRLKQEAAEITSSSACPHYKVKFAQTADLKNHMLTHTGEKPHACPHCSKKFARKEHIKSHMLTHTGEKPHACPRCSKKFTQKQNLKTHMLTHSGEKPHACPRCSKKFARKGDLKTHMWWTHSGERPSGEKPHACPRCSKKFAQKAHIKSHMLTHTGEKPHACPRCSRKFTQKQNLKTHMLTHSGEKPHACPDCKVKFAQKETLKTHMLTHTGEKPHACPHCSKNFAQAGSLNSHMLTHTGEKPHACPRCSKKFTLKQNLKTHMLTHSGEKPHACPDCKVKFALKGHLKTHMLTHTGEKPHACPDCKVKFAQKETLKTHVLTHTGEKPHACPHCLKKFARKGSLNSHMLTHTGEKPHACPHLY; encoded by the exons ATGGAGGAAGGAGACACAGCAATTCTGTCTGACATCAAGATAGAGATTGATGTCGCAGAAGAGACACCGCAGTACTGGCACATGACGGAACCAGAGCCATACG CTCCAGCAGGTGAAGATTTCAAGACGGACAAAACAGTCAACGTGCAGATGGAGCGTACATCAGGAATACCAACATCGTCCAGTGCCGACAGcaacgttgtttggctgaaacaagaggcagctgaaataccaacatcatccagtgctgacagcaacgttgtttggctgaaacaagaggcagctgaaataccaacatcatcCAGTGCTCACAGCGACATTGTTAGACTGAAGCAAAATTcagctgaaataccaacattgtCTAGTGCTCACAGCAAGGTTGTTAgactgaaacaagaggcagctgaaataACATCATCCAGTGCCTGTCCTCATTACAAAGTGAAATTTGCTCAGACAGCAGATTTAAAgaaccacatgttgacacatacaggagaaaagccacatgcctgtcctcattgttcaaaaAAATTTGCTCGGAAAGAGCATATTAAGagccacatgttgacacatacaggagaaaagccccATGCCTGTCCTCGatgttcaaagaaatttactcagaaacaaaatttaaagacccacatgttgacacattcaGGAGAAAAGCCCCATGCCTGTCCtcgttgttcaaagaaatttgctcgcAAAGGggatttgaagacccacatgtggTGGACACATTCAGGAGAAAGGCCatcaggagaaaagccacacgcCTGTCCTCGTTGTTCAAAGAAGTTTGCTCAGAAAGCGCATATTAAGAGCCACATGTTGActcatacaggagaaaagccccATGCCTGTCCTCGATGTTCAAGGAAATTTACTCAGAAACAAAAtttaaagacccacatgttgacacattcaggagaaaagccacatgcctgtcctgaTTGCAAAGTGAAATTTGCTCAGAAAGAGACtttaaagacccacatgttgacacatacaggagaaaagccacatgcctgtcctcattgttcaaaaAATTTTGCTCAGGCAGGGAGTTTGAActcccacatgttgacacatacaggagaaaagccacatgcttGTCCtcgttgttcaaagaaatttacTCTGAAACAaaatttgaagacccacatgttgacacattcaggagaaaagccacatgcctgtcctgaTTGCAAAGTGAAATTTGCTCTGAAAGGgcatttgaagacccacatgttgacacatacaggagaaaagccacatgcctgtcctgaTTGCAAAGTGAAATTTGCTCAGAAAGAGACTTTAAAGACCCAcgtgttgacacatacaggagaaaagccacatgcctgtcctcattgtttaAAGAAATTTGCTCGGAAAGGGAGTTTGAActcccacatgttgacacatacaggagaaaaacCACATGCCTGCCCTCATTTGTACTAA
- the LOC138949650 gene encoding gastrula zinc finger protein XlCGF57.1-like isoform X1: MEEGDTAILSDIKIEIDVAEETLQYWHMTEPQPYAPAGEDFKTDKTVNVQMERTSGIPTSSSADSNVVWLKQEAAEIPTSSSADSNVVWLKQEAAEIPTSSSAHSDIVRLKQNSAEIPTLSSAHSKVVRLKQEAAEITSSSACPHYKVKFAQTADLKNHMLTHTGEKPHACPHCSKKFARKEHIKSHMLTHTGEKPHACPRCSKKFTQKQNLKTHMLTHSGEKPHACPRCSKKFARKGDLKTHMWWTHSGERPSGEKPHACPRCSKKFAQKAHIKSHMLTHTGEKPHACPRCSRKFTQKQNLKTHMLTHSGEKPHACPDCKVKFAQKETLKTHMLTHTGEKPHACPHCSKNFAQAGSLNSHMLTHTGEKPHACPRCSKKFTLKQNLKTHMLTHSGEKPHACPDCKVKFALKGHLKTHMLTHTGEKPHACPDCKVKFAQKETLKTHVLTHTGEKPHACPHCLKKFARKGSLNSHMLTHTGEKPHACPHLY, encoded by the coding sequence CTCCAGCAGGTGAAGATTTCAAGACGGACAAAACAGTCAACGTGCAGATGGAGCGTACATCAGGAATACCAACATCGTCCAGTGCCGACAGcaacgttgtttggctgaaacaagaggcagctgaaataccaacatcatccagtgctgacagcaacgttgtttggctgaaacaagaggcagctgaaataccaacatcatcCAGTGCTCACAGCGACATTGTTAGACTGAAGCAAAATTcagctgaaataccaacattgtCTAGTGCTCACAGCAAGGTTGTTAgactgaaacaagaggcagctgaaataACATCATCCAGTGCCTGTCCTCATTACAAAGTGAAATTTGCTCAGACAGCAGATTTAAAgaaccacatgttgacacatacaggagaaaagccacatgcctgtcctcattgttcaaaaAAATTTGCTCGGAAAGAGCATATTAAGagccacatgttgacacatacaggagaaaagccccATGCCTGTCCTCGatgttcaaagaaatttactcagaaacaaaatttaaagacccacatgttgacacattcaGGAGAAAAGCCCCATGCCTGTCCtcgttgttcaaagaaatttgctcgcAAAGGggatttgaagacccacatgtggTGGACACATTCAGGAGAAAGGCCatcaggagaaaagccacacgcCTGTCCTCGTTGTTCAAAGAAGTTTGCTCAGAAAGCGCATATTAAGAGCCACATGTTGActcatacaggagaaaagccccATGCCTGTCCTCGATGTTCAAGGAAATTTACTCAGAAACAAAAtttaaagacccacatgttgacacattcaggagaaaagccacatgcctgtcctgaTTGCAAAGTGAAATTTGCTCAGAAAGAGACtttaaagacccacatgttgacacatacaggagaaaagccacatgcctgtcctcattgttcaaaaAATTTTGCTCAGGCAGGGAGTTTGAActcccacatgttgacacatacaggagaaaagccacatgcttGTCCtcgttgttcaaagaaatttacTCTGAAACAaaatttgaagacccacatgttgacacattcaggagaaaagccacatgcctgtcctgaTTGCAAAGTGAAATTTGCTCTGAAAGGgcatttgaagacccacatgttgacacatacaggagaaaagccacatgcctgtcctgaTTGCAAAGTGAAATTTGCTCAGAAAGAGACTTTAAAGACCCAcgtgttgacacatacaggagaaaagccacatgcctgtcctcattgtttaAAGAAATTTGCTCGGAAAGGGAGTTTGAActcccacatgttgacacatacaggagaaaaacCACATGCCTGCCCTCATTTGTACTAA